The DNA window ATTTCTTCCTGATTATTGTGTGCGTCCTCCTAACGTGGTTTGGCGCCTTCTGGTGGATCACCTGGCGACTCCGCATGCTGCGGCGCGTTGTTTGGTGCGTAAAAATTTCTGATCGCCGTGTTGAGGCGTATGATTATACCCGCAAGAAAATCACATTGGACTGGACGAAGGTACAGCGCGTGGAGATCACAAAAGACAGCCTGATTCTATTAGGCCCCAGTTTTTGCTCCTTCCAGATACCACACCTGTTTACCGACTTCCCAAAACTGAGCCACCGCATTATTTACTGCGCAGAATTGTATGAGGTGCCCATTTTCATCGATGGATTGCCCTGGCAAAGCCTCGATGTGTATGAGCTCTATCCCTTCCTTGAAGAAGGCGCAGCCGGCTAACTTCACTCCGCTACCTGTGGTTCATTGATGCGCCAGACATAGCGTAGCTTGATCCGATCACCCCGTTTGTACATCTCCGTATCGCGGGGCACATTTTCTACGCCCAATAATTCGGCCCCCAATTTCTCTATCGTCCGCCGTGAAGCCTGATTATCTGGATTGCAGGTGATATACAGGAGGGCAAAATCGTGTGCCTTTGCGAGGGGTACAAGGAGTTTACAGGCTTTGCCGGCATATCCATGACCCCGATGAGCACGGTCAATTGTATAGCCAATATTCCCGGCATACCTATCAATCAGCATGTTGCTCCCGATCCGTAGGGAGATGCGCCCTACCCGCTCGCATGATACATTCTTCCGAATACCAAAAATGTAAGCCGGCACATAGTTCTTGTGCTTTGCCGCCGGGGCCAATGCTTCAACGAACAAATGGACCTCCGGACCTTCAATGATATCGCCGGTTTTCTTTATAAACATGATTGCAACAGATGGCGCACTTATCAGCTTGCGCGTCCCAGGGGCGTGGACATGAGTAAATCTACGGTTTTTTGATATATTTCTCCGTTTTCACTGGCACGCGGCCCAGCAACGTTGAGTTTTGCCGGCCTGACACGCCGCAACCAGGCATCGAGTGCCTGGCGAGCGGCCAACGTAGACAGGTCCAAAAGATCAAGACGCAACCGAGGCCTTTTCAGCGCTTCAGCCATATTGAAGGTAAAAGTAGTACCGCCACTTGCAATACCCACAGGGTGTACAACAAGCGTCGCATCTGCCAACTTCACGTTTAGAAAGGTTCGCTCCGCAGGAAGACAACTTGGCGCTTCAAGAATCCCTGTGTACCTGGCAGGTATGCGGCCGGCTTCATTTGTCCTGCCTGCCGGCACCCAGCCACCGATGGATATGCCTTGCGCCATCGCAACATCCCATGCAGCAAGATCGACCCCGGTTTGCCCACCAGACACAACCATCTGCACACCGTATCCATTATCAGCAGTATGTACCTTATCTTCAAACACCTTCACAGCCTCTTACAAGTAACCCATTTTTAACGCATGTGTACCCAGGCTTTTATCCGCACAGCTTTCATTGGATTCAGTCTTTGCTTGTTTGTCAACGCCCCGCTGCAGGCACAGGCGCTGCCGGATAATGCCCAAAGTACCGGCAAGCTGTCAACAACGGGAGTGGCCGAACTCGATACGTATTTTGAGGAGTTTGTGGCCGCGCAAAAAATCCCGGGCGTAACGTATGCAATTGCGCATCATGGCAAAATAGAGGTCATGCGCAGTATCGGGTATCAGGATATTGAAAATCAAACCCCCGTAACCGACAGCACCATCTATCGCATTGCATCGATGACTAAGATAGTCACCAGCGTAGCCGTGCTGCAGCTGATCGAATCTGGAAAAATAGCACTCGACGACCCGATTTCCCGCTATATCCCTGAGCTAAGCAATCAGCGTGTTTTAGTGGATGTGGAGAAACCCGATGGCCCAACAGAGCCGGCAACCCAGGCAATGACCGTCAAACAACTGCTGATGCATACCTCCGGCCTCGGTATGACAGGCGGCAACGGCATCAATGGGCAGTATGGACGCATCATGGGTAACCCTTCCCTTTCTTTGCAGCAGCAAATGGAAGCCATTGGTGAACTGCCGCTGCTTTATCAGCCCGGTACACAATGGCGCTACAGCATGGCAACGGCAGCACTCGGCTACCTCGTCGAAGTAGTATCAGAAATGCCCTTTGCCATCTATCTACAGCAG is part of the Bacteroidota bacterium genome and encodes:
- a CDS encoding GNAT family N-acetyltransferase translates to MFIKKTGDIIEGPEVHLFVEALAPAAKHKNYVPAYIFGIRKNVSCERVGRISLRIGSNMLIDRYAGNIGYTIDRAHRGHGYAGKACKLLVPLAKAHDFALLYITCNPDNQASRRTIEKLGAELLGVENVPRDTEMYKRGDRIKLRYVWRINEPQVAE
- a CDS encoding putative molybdenum carrier protein, coding for MFEDKVHTADNGYGVQMVVSGGQTGVDLAAWDVAMAQGISIGGWVPAGRTNEAGRIPARYTGILEAPSCLPAERTFLNVKLADATLVVHPVGIASGGTTFTFNMAEALKRPRLRLDLLDLSTLAARQALDAWLRRVRPAKLNVAGPRASENGEIYQKTVDLLMSTPLGRAS
- a CDS encoding serine hydrolase domain-containing protein; translation: MCTQAFIRTAFIGFSLCLFVNAPLQAQALPDNAQSTGKLSTTGVAELDTYFEEFVAAQKIPGVTYAIAHHGKIEVMRSIGYQDIENQTPVTDSTIYRIASMTKIVTSVAVLQLIESGKIALDDPISRYIPELSNQRVLVDVEKPDGPTEPATQAMTVKQLLMHTSGLGMTGGNGINGQYGRIMGNPSLSLQQQMEAIGELPLLYQPGTQWRYSMATAALGYLVEVVSEMPFAIYLQQHIFAPLGMRDTGFYVDASRQSRVISVYRASEGNSIQRTRHGLMQRETVPPNAPNGAGGLFSTVPDYLRFAQMLLNGGTLEGVEILKAETVDLMTRDHLPDTITLPERFGRNYGLAGYGFGLGVRVRTDVQRSNLPGNAGEYGWGGLFETYILIDPSASLVALYMTQVRPSSFYPLRRDFTRLVYGTLTE